In one window of Peptostreptococcaceae bacterium DNA:
- the tkt gene encoding transketolase — MNNLEEKTIKTIRFISAEGVQKANSGHPGLPMGAAAAAYTLWNRFLKGSGKDPAWPDRDRFVLSAGHGSMLLYTLLHLFGYDLTMDDLKNFRQWGSKTPGHPEYGHTPGVETTTGPLGQGFTNAVGMAIAEKRLAAEFNTGDMKPVDHFTYVLVGDGDMMEGVTAEAASLAGHLGLGKLITIYDDNGITIDGKTDIAFTEDTGKRFEAYGWQVIKVSDGNDSDAIAEAIDSAKKETERPTIVMAKTVIGYGSPNKAGTSGVHGSPLGEEEIAEMRKSENWDYPAFTVPEDVENNMRILRAIKEKERDEWYNLFDEYEKKYPEKAEKWKAWHDKSLPQGAKNDKRLWTFEKDSEATRVSGGRTLNLLSEHIGNFMGGSADLNASTKTRLIGKGDFQKSSPEGANINFGIREHAMGGILNGMSLHGGLRVFGSTFMVFFDYMKPAVRLSALMKQPVIYIYTHDSIGVGEDGPTHQPIEHLASMRCIPGLKVFRPADAKETVISWIQALEYKEGPSAIILSRQNLPLLEGVGKAAYMGAYTLKKEEKNVPDAILTASGSEVSLILKSASRLKKEGIDVRVVSFISWEVFEEQTSSYKESVFPEGVPIMAVEAGSPMGWHKYVGKEGKILAMEGFGASAPVSVLMEKFGFTPDNIVKQVKEMINK; from the coding sequence ATGAATAATTTAGAAGAAAAAACAATTAAGACCATAAGATTCATATCGGCAGAGGGTGTTCAAAAGGCTAATTCGGGACACCCGGGTTTACCTATGGGAGCTGCGGCTGCGGCCTATACATTGTGGAACCGTTTCCTGAAGGGTTCAGGCAAGGATCCGGCATGGCCGGACAGGGATCGTTTCGTGTTGTCGGCCGGCCATGGGTCTATGTTGCTTTACACGCTTTTGCATCTTTTCGGATATGATCTGACAATGGATGATCTGAAGAATTTTAGGCAGTGGGGAAGCAAGACTCCGGGACATCCCGAATACGGACATACACCGGGTGTCGAAACTACCACTGGGCCATTGGGACAGGGATTCACAAATGCCGTAGGAATGGCTATAGCCGAGAAAAGGCTTGCTGCTGAATTTAATACAGGCGACATGAAACCTGTTGACCATTTTACCTATGTTCTGGTCGGTGACGGAGACATGATGGAGGGTGTAACAGCCGAAGCGGCTTCACTTGCGGGACACCTCGGACTAGGAAAGCTGATAACCATATATGACGACAATGGCATCACCATAGATGGAAAAACTGATATAGCATTTACAGAGGATACAGGCAAGAGATTCGAAGCCTACGGATGGCAGGTGATAAAGGTTTCGGACGGAAACGATTCAGATGCAATAGCCGAGGCAATTGATTCCGCTAAAAAAGAAACGGAGCGGCCCACAATTGTTATGGCAAAAACCGTTATAGGATACGGAAGCCCTAACAAGGCCGGCACATCGGGAGTCCATGGTTCTCCACTTGGAGAGGAAGAGATTGCCGAAATGCGCAAGTCCGAGAACTGGGATTATCCGGCATTTACAGTTCCGGAGGATGTAGAGAATAACATGCGTATTCTTAGGGCGATAAAAGAAAAAGAAAGAGATGAATGGTACAATCTCTTCGATGAATACGAAAAAAAATATCCTGAAAAAGCTGAAAAATGGAAGGCATGGCATGATAAGAGTCTTCCTCAAGGTGCAAAAAATGACAAGCGCCTCTGGACTTTTGAAAAAGATTCCGAAGCAACCCGCGTAAGCGGCGGTAGAACTCTTAACCTGCTTTCTGAGCACATAGGAAACTTTATGGGAGGCTCTGCGGACCTTAATGCATCGACTAAAACAAGGCTTATAGGAAAAGGCGATTTTCAAAAAAGTTCTCCGGAAGGGGCAAATATCAATTTTGGCATAAGAGAACACGCAATGGGCGGAATCTTAAACGGCATGTCATTGCATGGAGGACTTAGGGTTTTCGGGTCTACATTCATGGTATTCTTTGATTACATGAAGCCTGCCGTCAGACTTTCCGCACTAATGAAGCAGCCCGTAATATACATCTATACCCATGACAGCATAGGAGTCGGAGAGGACGGACCTACGCATCAGCCAATAGAGCATCTGGCCTCAATGCGATGCATTCCGGGTCTCAAGGTTTTCAGACCCGCTGATGCAAAGGAAACAGTAATATCTTGGATTCAGGCACTTGAATACAAAGAAGGTCCATCGGCCATCATTCTTTCCAGACAAAACCTGCCTCTCCTTGAGGGTGTAGGGAAGGCCGCATACATGGGAGCCTATACATTGAAGAAAGAGGAAAAAAATGTACCCGACGCAATATTGACTGCGAGCGGTTCTGAAGTTTCTCTTATTCTTAAGTCGGCAAGCAGGCTTAAGAAAGAAGGCATCGATGTACGCGTTGTAAGCTTTATTTCTTGGGAAGTATTTGAAGAACAGACTTCAAGCTACAAAGAAAGCGTTTTTCCGGAAGGTGTTCCTATTATGGCAGTCGAGGCGGGCAGCCCTATGGGATGGCACAAGTATGTCGGCAAAGAAGGTAAAATCCTTGCAATGGAAGGCTTTGGAGCGTCTGCACCGGTTTCGGTGCTAATGGAGAAATTCGGATTCACTCCTGACAATATAGTGAAGCAAGTAAAAGAAATGATTAATAAGTAG